A single region of the Nomia melanderi isolate GNS246 chromosome 12, iyNomMela1, whole genome shotgun sequence genome encodes:
- the LOC116426117 gene encoding uncharacterized protein LOC116426117, whose amino-acid sequence MVLKRHLNTLIHQCFWVQYRFYCNKMTSLLVPPESVRGMTCLDRSAFTTIVQVPFLKFENIVISKYKPILNKYILKIKNFKSLQIVNNETIAYLNPDVIKIYEDLLESDRDVLSTVYKEFGTKELTLNYYNFHHQVLLKAILPEDVSSPTSFSMIGHILHLNLRDMHLPYKTIIGNIYLDHIPNVKTIINKMDAIDTTYRHFNMEIIAGEKNTITVAKEAGYTYELDFSQVYWNPRLSTERMLLVKMIQPNDVLYDVFAGIGPFAIPAAKKGAKVFANDLNPESYKWLNKNAASNKVKSNFTSFNMDGREFLKTIVKNDMLERRHSNTDGSEHIVMNLPSTAIEFLDVFYKYFNEDEIKEICSQPPIIHVYCFVKVNKEENGHSLAQQFVEEKLGCALQESLVNLHTVRDVSSYKDMFRVSFLLNERILKGEEPAMKKFKSENNSCMSKKDDIIEYNGEEGTTEEPKKEKCIQSSNRKSPIMEVYTASLIVIGDEILRGQIIDTNTSYLAKSLRSSGIKLERVTVIPDIIDDIAKTVSEASKKYSVVFTSGGVGPTHDDVTYEAVAKGLGLKLESHEELINFLANLLPDEKEFHRLAIVPRPCELIYVHLQRKYAVVKAKNVYVLPGSPKYFEPAVDVIISKLKKGIPLHLEYIDINSNELSIVKILDEHAERWKNKVSIGSYPQTAPDDYTRITIEGKKEHVLEAKGELLYSLPVQKIRNLENGFMSYHARTIFKDANNHAHIKCALDILQDCYKTYKPEDVFLSFNGGKDCTVVLHLAATIAKLQNFPSLTCLYVTADPFPEVDSFVEKAAGYYNLELIRKERPIQVALSLLLEEKRNLKASLMGMRKGDPGSEDMEPFSRTDPGWPNLVRVNPILNWTYDQVWSFLLKHNVPYCSLYDQGYTSLGTKSSTLPNPRLRDPQNPSSYLPAYTLADKSAERQGRV is encoded by the exons ATGGTGTTAAAGAgacatttaaatacattaattcaTCAGTGTTTCTGGGTACAATAtcgtttttattgtaataaaatgacTTCTTTGCTGGTTCCTCCAGAATCAGTTAGAGGAATGACATGTTTGGACCGTTCTGCATTCACAACTATTGTCCAAGtaccatttttaaaatttgaaaacattgtaatatcaaaatataaaccaattctgaacaaatatatacttaaaataaaaaatttcaaatcactGCAGATagtaaataatgaaactattgcATATTTAAATCCtgatgtaataaaaatatatgaagacTTATTGGAATCTGACAGAGACGTATTGTCAACAGTATACAAAGAATTTGGAACAAAAGAGTTAACTCTgaactattataattttcatcatCAAGTCTTATTAAAAGCTATTTTACCTGAAGATGTTAGTAGTCCTACTTCATTTAGCATGATAGGCCATATCTTGCATTTAAATTTACGTGACATGCATTTACCATATAAGACAATTATTGGTAACATTTACCTTGATCATATTCCAAAtgttaaaacaataataaataagatggATGCAATTGATACGACATACAGACATTTTAATATGGAGATAATTGCAGGTGAAAAGAATACTATAACAGTAGCAAAAGAAGCTGGTTATACATATGAGTTGGACTTTTCTCAAGTTTATTGGAATCCTAGATTAAGTACAGAGCGTATGTTGTTGGTAAAAATGATCCAACCTAATGATGTTTTGTATGATGTGTTTGCTGGGATTGGACCATTTGCTATTCCTGCTGCTAAGAAAGGAGCTAAAGTATTTGCAAATGATTTAAATCCTGAATCTTACAAGTGGTTGAACAAAAATGCTGCATCTAATAAAGtaaaatctaattttacatCTTTCAACATGGATGGTAGAGAATTTTTAAAGACTATTGTAAAAAATGATATGTTAGAAAGAAGACATAGTAATACAGACGGTTCTGAGCATATAGTAATGAATTTACCATCTACTGCTATAGAATTTTTggatgtattttataaatatttcaatgaagatgaaataaaggaaatatgttCTCAGCCCCCTATAATACATGTATATTGTTTTGTGAaagtaaataaagaagaaaatggtCACAGTCTTGCACAACAATTTGTAGAAGAAAAACTTGGTTGTGCATTGCAAGAGTCTTTAGTCAATTTACATACTGTTAGAGATGTTTCTAGTTACAAAGATATGTTTCGTGTATCATTTCTattaaatgaaagaattttaaaagGCGAGGAGCCAGCAATGAAGAAATTTAAATCCGAAAATAATTCTTGTATGTCTAAAAAAGAtgatattatagaatataatgGCGAAGAAGGGACTACAGAAGaaccaaaaaaagaaaaatgtattcaaaGTAGCAACA gAAAATCACCCATCATGGAGGTTTATACTGCAAGCTTGATTGTAATAGGAGATGAAATTTTACGTGGACAAATTATTGATACAAATACATCATATCTAGCAAAAAGTCTAAGATCTTCTGGGATTAAACTTGAAAGAGTAACAGTAATACCTGATATT ATAGATGATATTGCAAAGACTGTAAGCGAAGCTTCCAAAAAATACTCTGTTGTTTTTACATCTGGTGGTGTTGGACCCACCCATGATGATGTAACATATGAAGCTGTGGCTAAAGGTTTGGGATTGAAACTTGAATCTCACGaagaattgattaattttttggCAAACCTTCTTCCTGATGAAAAGGAATTTCATCGTCTCGCTATTGTACCAAGACCATGTGAACTTATTTACGTTCACTTACAAC GAAAGTATGCAGTTGTAAAAGCGAAGAATGTCTATGTATTACCAGGATCTCCAAAATATTTTGAACCTGCTGTTGatgtaataatatcaaaattgaaGAAGGGTATTCCTTTGCATCTTGAATACATAGACattaattcaaatgaattatcTATTGTAAAAATCTTGGATGAACATGCAGAACGTTGGAAAAATAAAGTCAGTATCGGTAGTTATCCGCAAACAGCACCCGACGATTATACGAGAATTACAatagaaggaaaaaaggaacatGTATTGGAAGCAAAAGGTGAACTTTTGTATTCCCTACCAGTTCAAAAAATACGAAATTTAGAAAATGGATTTATGAGTTACCATGCAAGAACTATTTTTAAAGATGCTAATAATCATGCCCATATAAAATGTGCTTTAGATATTTTACAGGACTGTTACAAAAC gTATAAACCAGAAGATGTTTTTTTAAGTTTCAATGGTGGGAAAGATTGCACAGTGGTTTTACATTTAGCTGCTACCattgcaaaattacaaaattttccatcCTTGACATGTTTATATGTAACAGCTGATCCGTTTCCAGAG gtGGATTCCTTTGTAGAGAAAGCTGCTGGATACTATAATTTAGAATTGATAAGGAAAGAACGACCTATACAAGTGGCGTTAAGCTTACTTttggaagaaaaaaggaatttaaAGGCAAGCCTGATGGGAATGAGGAAGGGTGATCCAGGTTCAGAAGACATGGAACCTTTTTCCCGAACTGACCCAGGCTGGCCGAATCTAGTTCGTGTAAATCCTATTTTAAACTGGACATACGACCAAGTGTGGAGTTTTCTTTTGAAACATAATGTGCCATATTGTTCATTATATGACCAAGGATATACAAGTTTAGGAACAAAGTCATCTACACTACCAAATCCGCGATTGAGAGATCCTCAAAATCCATCATCTTATTTGCCAGCATATACTTTAGCTGATAAATCTGCTGAAAGACAAGGCAGAGTGTAA
- the Uvop gene encoding ultraviolet-sensitive opsin encodes MSNDSIHWEARYGPAGPPRLLGWNVPAEEIVHIPDHWLVYPEPNPSLHYLLALLYILFTFLALLGNGLVIWIFCAAKSLRTPSNMFVVNLAICDFFMMIKTPIFIYNSFNTGFALGNLGCQIFAVIGSLTGIAAGMTNAAIAYDRYSTIARPLDGKLSRGQVMLFIVLIWTYTIPWALMPAMGVWGRFVPEGFLTSCTFDYLTDSNEIRYFVGTIFTFSYAIPLTMIIYYYSQIVSHVVNHEKALREQAKKMNVDSLRSNASTNSQSAEIRIAKAAITICFLYLCSWTPYGVMAMIGAFGNKALLTPGVTMIPACTCKGVACLDPYVYAISHPKYRLELQKRLPWLELQEKPISDAQSTTTETVNAPAAASS; translated from the exons ATGTCCAACGACAGTATCCACTGGGAGGCGAGATACGGGCCAGCTGGGCCGCCGCGTTTGCTTGGATGGAACGTCCCCGCGGAGGAGATCGTTCACATACCGGACCACTGGCTGGTCTATCCCGAGCCGAACCCCTCCCTTCATTATTTATTGGCCCTACTGTACATTCTTTTCACTTTCCTCGCGCTCCTCGGGAACGGCTTGGTGATATGGATCTTTTGCGC CGCGAAGTCACTGAGGACTCCGTCGAACATGTTCGTCGTGAATCTCGCGATATGCGATTTTTTCATGATGATCAAGACTCCCATCTTCATATACAATTCCTTTAACACCGGGTTCGCTCTGGGCAATCTAGGATGTCAGATATTCGCCGTCATCGGCTCGTTAACTGGCATAGCTGCTGGAATGACGAACGCTGCGATAGCTTATGATAGATACAG CACCATCGCGAGACCTCTTGACGGGAAATTGTCGCGCGGTCAAGTGATGCTTTTCATCGTCCTCATTTGGACCTACACCATACCATGGGCACTGATGCCGGCCATGGGAGTTTGGGGCCGTTTCGTGCCCGAGGGCTTCCTCACGAGTTGCACTTTCGATTACCTGACGGATTCAAACGAGATACGATATTTCGTCGGGACCATATTCACCTTCTCCTACGCCATTCCGTTGACAATGATTATATACTATTACAGCCAGATCGTTAGCCATGTCGTGAACCACGAGAAGGCGCTCCGGGAACAGGCGAAGAAGATGAACGTTGACAGCTTAAGGAGTAACGCGTCTACGAACAGTCAGAGCGCCGAGATTCGCATAGCCAAG GCTGCCATCACCATCTGCTTCCTGTACTTATGCTCGTGGACCCCGTACGGCGTAATGGCGATGATCGGCGCGTTTGGTAATAAAGCTCTGTTAACTCCCGGTGTCACGATGATACCAGCATGCACGTGTAAGGGTGTCGCTTGTTTGGATCCATACGTGTACGCTATCAGTCATCCGAAATACAG